The Amycolatopsis camponoti genome segment CTCGGCCCACGACGACGTGCCCTTCGACTTTTCGATCGGCGACCCCGATCGGGTCGGCGGTTTCGACCGGCTCAAGATCACCGTCTGCGAGAGCGGGAAGACCTACCGCACCGTCCCGGTCAACGCCGATCGCGACGACGATCCCGAGTACTTCGTGCAGATGTAGCCGCTGAACCCGGGTCAGTGCAGGCGGGTCACGTCGCCGGTGTCCCGGCGGCGCTCGCCCAGCTCGTCCGGGAAGACCCACTTCTTGAAGCCCCAGAAGCGGAAGAACATCGCCAGCAGCATGCCGATGATCGAGCCGCTCGCGAAGTCCGCGACCTCCTGCACCAGCCGCGTCACGTGGGGGACCTCCAGGTCCAGCACGTACCGCGAGACGTACAGCGGGATCAGGTTCACCACGACCGCGATGCCGCTGATCACGAAGAAAAGCGCGGCCTCGTGGTGGCGCTCCCGGCCGCCGCGGGTGCGGAACGACCACTCGCGGTTCAGGATGTACGACACGATCGTCGCGACGATGATCGCGATCGCCTTCGCCGTCGTCGGCTTCGACTCCAGCACCGACAGCTTCAGGAAGTACCAGACGCCGTTGTCGACCAGGAACGTCGTGCCGCCCACGATCCCGAACTTCAGCAGCTCCCGGTGCTTGATGAGCACCGAACGCAGCGGCTCCGGCGTGCGCTTGAGCACGGTTTCCACAACGGTCACAGCATGCAGTCTAGGAGCACACCGCGTTGACCTGTGGTTCAGGCGGCCTTCCGGTCCTGAATGTCCGGATCATCCGCGACCGCGACGACGCCGCGCGCGTCCTCGTCCGGGAAGACCCACTTCTTGAACGCCCACCACCGGAACGCCGTGCCGAGCAGGGTCCCGATGATGATCCCGCTGACGAAGTCGGCCACCTCGACGCCGAACGGCGACAGCCGTGGCGCCTGCAGGTCGAGCACGTACCGCGAGAACCACTGCGGCAGCGCGTTCAGGCCCAGCGCGACGCCGCTGATCAGGAAGAACAGCGCGGCCTCGTGGGCCCGCTCCCGGCCGCCGCGGGTGCGGAACGACCACTCGCGGTTGGCGACGTAGGAGAAGATCGTCGCGACGAGGACGCCGACGATCAACGCCGTCACCGGATGGGTCCGCAGCACGGTGAACTTCAGGCCGTAGTTGACGGACATGGTGATCACGAAGCTGATCCCGCCGACGACGGCGAAGCGGAGGAGCTCGCGATGCTTCTTCAGCAGCTCGCGCACCGCGCGGACGCTACCCGGTCAGCCAGCCGAATCCCTTCTCGGGGGTGACGGTCGGTCGCTGATCGGCCGGCTTCGTCCCCGGTTGCGGCGGTGCGCTCGTCGTGGTCGGCGACGTCGGGGGCTCGGTCGTCGGCTCGGTCTTCGTGGTCGTCGCCGGAGGCGTGGACGTCGGCTTCGAGGGCGACGTCGGAGCCGGCTTGGACGGCTTGGTCGTCGGCGTTGTCGTCGTCGGGAGCGGGTCCTTGCCGCACCAGTGGTGGTAGCAGCCGAAGTCCACGGTCACCGGCTGCGCGGCCGCCTTGCCGAGCTTCGCGGTGATCGTCACGCGCCCGTCGTCGGGACGGCCCTTCAGCCGCACCCACAGGTTGACGTGCTGACCGGGCGCCAGCGCCGTGTTCGTCGTGCAGGTCGCGCCCTCGCCGGACGGCGCGCACGGGAAGCCGCGCAGGCTCCACCACTGCCACAGCGGGTGGTCGAAGGTGACCGTGACCGGCTTCGTCGACTCGCCGGTGTTGCGCACGCGCACGTAGACCAGCGGGTTGCGGGTCCACGGGAACGCCGAGAGCCCGTCGCCCTGGGCTTCCAGCACCACCGCGTCCGGCGGCAGTTTCACGGTGACCTTGACGCTCACCGCGACGTTGATCCGGACGCCGGCGGTGACCGAGCCGGTCACCGTGCCGCCTTCGGCGTCGTCGTCGGCCCGGAGGCGGAAGTTCAGCGTCGCGCTCTGGCCGGGCTGCAGGCCCGCGCCGGTCTTGCACGTCACCACGCCGTCGCCACCCGGGCAGTTCACCGAGATCGGGCCGCCGTCCTGCGCGAACGCCATCGGCGCGCCGCCTCCGCCGGCGTCGACCGCGTGCACGCCCGGGGGCAGCTTCATCGCGGCGACCACCGGCTCGGACGGGCTGCCGCCGTCGTTGCGGACGGTGATCGGCAGGTTCATCGCGGTGCCGGGACTCAGTTCGAGGCCGTCCGGCGGGGTGGTCGCGGACATCGACGGCGGCGCCGGGGCCGGCGGTGCGGGGGGCGCCGGCGCGGGCGGCTCGACCGCCGGAGGGGCGGGCTCGACGGGCGGGGCCGCCGGAGGAGCGGGCGGAGCGGGAGGTGCGGGCGGCTGCGCCGGCGCCGGCGGGGCCGGGGGCTGCGGTTTGGGGGCCGGCGGGTTGACCGGCTGGACCACCGGCGGCGGCACCTGGGCCGCGACCGGGATCTCCTGCGCCCCGCCGCCGGCGGTGAGCGCGATGACGACGGCCGCGACGACCGCCGCGCCCGAGGCGGCGACCCCGGCGAACTGACGGGGTCCCGCCGCAGCGGCTCCGGCGGCCGCGCCGGCCTTGCCCCCGGCTGCGGCGGCACCGGCGGCCGCCGCACCGGCCGCGGCCGCGGTGGCCGCGCTCGCCTTGGCCGCGCCGATCGTGGCGAGGTAGCCGAGCGCCGCGCCGCCCAGGACGATCGGGGCGATGATCGCGCGCAGCCCGCCGTTGACGTCGGCGAGCTCCGCGGCCAGCGCCCGGCAGTTCTCGCACTCGTCGAGGTGGTTTTCGACCTGGGAGCGTTCGCGCTTGGACAGTCCGTCGCGGGTCCACGAGCCGAGCCGCTCGGCGCAGGCGCGGCAGCGTTCCTCGGCGTTCTCCTGCAGGTGGACCTGCAGGTACGCCTGGCGCAGCCCTTCGCGAGCGCGGTAGGCGAGCGCGGAGACGCCGTTCGCGGTCAGCCCCAGCAGCGGCGCGACCTCGGCCGGGCTCTGCTGCTCGATCTCGGTGTGCCAGAGCACCGCCTGCCAGCGTTCGGGCAGCCGCGCGAACGCCTTGGCGGCCATCGTCCGCTCGAGTCCCGCGACGGCGGTGTCGGAGAACGGCACGGTCAGTGCCTCGGCCGAGACGTCGGCCATGTCCTCGTTGAGGTCGACCCGGCGTTCCTTGCGGGTGCGGTCGTACGCGGTGTGACGCAGCGCAGTCAGCAAGTACGCCCGGAAGGCTGTGTCCGGCCCTTTCCCGCCACGCAGAGTGTCGAGCACTTTCGCGAACGCCTCGGACACGAGGTCGTCGGCTTCGGAGCTCGAACGGGCCAGCTGACGAGCGAGATTGTGGGCCGCACCGGTGTGACGTTCGTAGAGCGGCCCGTACGACTCGATCTTTCCCGCGCGGACCTCGGCGATCAGCTCGGCGTCACTCTTTCCGCTGAGATCGGCGGGAACGGTGGACACGGCACTCCTCGGTCGGTTAGGGCCAGGACCTGCCATTACAGGCGGGTCCGCGACGCGTGACAAGTGTGACTGACCCACCCCGAGCCGTCACGCTGTGGTCGGGGTGTTGACTCCGACGGCGCATCGAAATCACCCGACCCCGGGTCGCGCCGTGGAAAAGCTTCTTAACAAAACTCGCGAGTACGCGTCACGGCGTCCGGTGGGGCACGTCCTCACCGTGAAGCACCGAGCAAGATCGACACGGACCGGACGAAAGGGGCAGGCCGCCAGTGGACGTTCCGGCTACGCGCTCCGGTCCCGGTGACGCCCCGCTCGCCGACCGCGCCCTGCGCACCCTGCGTGCCCGCTGGCGGACGGCCAGCCTGGCCGCCGGCTGGCGGTTCCCCAGCGACTGGGCCCTGCCCGAGGTCGACGCCGTCTGCGCGGCCGTGATGGCCAAGGGCCGCGTCGAAGCCGCCGAAACCGCGCTGGCCGGGCTGGCCCGCGCCCGGGCGGCGGCCGGTGCGGGGCTCGCGGAAACCCTCGCCGACCTGGCCGCGCTGCACGCGGTCCTCGACCACACCGGCGACGGGTTCGTCTCGCCGGACATCGACGCCACGCCGGCGCGGCTGCTGCGGACCACCGCGCTGGCCTGGGCCGACGTCGCCACCGACCAGCTCGTGCACACCGAGGTCACCGACCCGCTGACCGGCCTGCCCTCGGCCGCCTACCTGCGCACCCGGCTCTACGAGGTCTACCGGGCCGCCGCCGCGCGCGAGCGGCCGGCCGCCGAGGATCACGTGCTGCTGGTCGTCTCGCTCGACCTCACCACGGTCACCGGGTTCCCGCGGCTGACCGGGATGATCCTGGTCGCGGACGCGCTGCGGGCGGTGTTCGACAGCGGGCAGAGCGTCGCTTCGCTGGGGACGTCCGTCGTGGCCGCGCTGGTCCCGAAGGACGAGCGGGTCGCTTCGCACGGCGTCGCGCTGCGAAGAGCGTTGCACGAGCGGCTTTCCGTGGATTCGCAGCTGGCGGACGCCGGCCGGCCCCGGGTGTCGGCGGTGCGCCTGCCCGCCACCCACGAAATGGCCTGCGACCTGCTGGCCCACCTCGCCCGGGTGTAGAAAGCGTGAAAAGTCCGTTTTCGCCAGGACCCTTCTGACCCCGATCAGGCGGCTCATGATTTCCTGGTGAGGTGACCCGGACCGTATCCACCGACGTCGACGGCGCAGTCGCGGCCAGATCGCAGCACCGCCTGGCCCTGCGGAAGTCACTCGCCCGCCTGTCCGTCCGCCCTCGGTCGATGCTGATCCTCGCGGTGATCCCGCTGGTCGCGATCGGATACGGCATCTGGGGCTGGCAGCACGACTGGGTGCTCGGCGTCGACAGCGCGGTCTACCGGGCCGGTGCGCTCACGCTGCTGCACGGCGACTCCCTCTACGACGCGAACACGCTGGCCCCCGAGCCGTGGTGGGCGCTGCTGCCGTTCACCTACCCGCCGACGGCCGCCCTGATCTTCGTGCCGCTCGCCGCGTTCCCGACGCAGATTTCCTGGGGCCTGATCACCGCGATCTCGCTGGCGGCGATGGCGTTGTCGATCCGGATCGCGATCGGCGCCCTGCCCCGCCCGGCCGCCGACGGCCCGCGCTGGTGGGCCTCGCCCGCCCGCTCGACCATCGTCTTCTTCCTGGTCTTCCTCGCCCTCGAGCCGGTGTGGCGGACGATCTTCCTCGGCCAGATCAACCTGGTCCTGATGGCCATGATCATGCTGGACATGCTGGTCATCGGCGCGCGCGGCAGCCGGTGGGGCGGCGTGCTGGTCGGCGTCGCGGCGGCGATCAAGCTGACGCCGCTGGTGTTCCTCGGGCACCTGTTCATCACCGGCCGCCGGATGGACGCGATCCGCGGCTTCGCCACGTTCGTCGTGCTGCAGGGGCTGATGTTCCTGATCAACTCGCACGACGCGGCCAAGTACTGGACCGTGACGCTGCCGGACACCGGCCGCATCGGGCCGGTGCACTGGGCGGGCAACCAGTCGCTGAACGCGCTGATGAACCGGGCCACCGACCTCGCGCCGTGGGCGTCGTCGGCGGCGATGGGCATCGGGTTCCTGCTCGCGATCCCGGCGCTGTGGCTGCTGGTCCGCTTCCACCGCAAGGGCCAGGCGCTGGCCGCGCTGCTCGTCACGGCGTTCTGGACGCTGCTGATCTCGCCGATCTCGTGGACGCACCACTGGGTGTGGGTGATCCCGCTGATCGTGCTGCTGGTCTCGCGGCTGCCGAAGACCACCCCGAAGACGGCGTGGAAGCGCTGGGTCGGGACGTTCCTCGCGGCGTTCGTGTTCGTCAGCTGCGTGCTGCTGATCCTGCCGAACGGCCGCAACGTCGAGCTGCACTGGACGGTCTGGCAGAACATCCTGGGTGACGCGTACATCCTGATGCCGGTCGTGCTGGCCGTGGCGCTGAGCCTGCGCTGGGGCCTGCAGCGGCGGGCCAGGAAGAAAGCCGCGACGGACGAGCATGTCGACGTCGCGTCCGGCGTCTGAGGTGCGGGGCCGGCTCCTGGCCGGCGGGATCGCGCTGCTGGTGCTGGCGCTCGGCGTCGTCGTCTGGCTGGCCGGGTGGCACCTGGGCGCGGACAGCGCCGTGTACCGCGCCGGGGCCATGACGCTGCTGCACGGTGACCCGCTCTACACGCGGGACGTGCTGACCGCGCTGCCCGACTGGGTGCGCCTGCCGTTCACCTACACGCCGGCCGCCGCGCCGCTGTTCCTGCCGCTCGCGCTCGTGCCATCGGGCCTGGTCTGGGGCGTGATCGCGTTTTTGTCGGTGGTCGCCCTTATGGTCGTGATCACGGTGGTGCTGTCGTCGCCGGGGCACTCGTCGCTTCTGGGAAGAAGCTGGTGGGCGTTGCCGGCGGGAACGGCCATCGCGCTGGCGCTGGAACCGGTGTGGAAGACGCTGTTCCTGGGCCAGATCAACTTGATACTGATGGCGTTCGTGGTGCTGGACGTCCTGGTGCTGTCGGCCAGGGGGTCGCGCTGGGCGGGCGTGCTGATCGGCGTGGCGGCGGCGATCAAGCTGACTCCGCTGATCTTCGTGCCGCACCTGTTCTTCACAGGAAGGTGGAGAGACGGGCTGCGGGCCCTGGGCACGTTCGTGGCGCTCGAAGCGGTGATGTTCGCGGTCATCCCGGTCGACGCGGCGCGGTTCTGGCGGGATTCGGCGACCGACCCGAGCCGGGTCGGTTCGGTGCACTGGATCTTCAACCAGTCGCTCAACGGGCTGGTCAACCGGGCTTCGCACCTGGCGTCCTGGTCGCTGGCGGTGGCGGTCGGGGTGGCGGCGGTGCTCGCCGTGCCCGCGGTGTGGCTGGTCGTGCGGCTGCACCGGCGAGGTGAGGACGCGGCGGCTCTGCTCGTGACGGCGTTCTACGGGCTGCTGCTGTCGCCGGTGTCGTGGTCGCACCACTGGGTCTGGTGCGTGCCCTTGCTCACGCTGCTCGTGGTCAAGGCGCGGTGGTGGGCCGCGGCGGCGGTGGCGGCGCTGTTCCTCTCGCAGATCGTGATGCTCGTGCCCAACGGCGGCGACGCGGAGTTCGGCTGGGGCCTGGGCTGGTCGGTCCTCGGCAACGTCTACGTGCTCGCGGCGGCGGGCGGGATCCTCGGCCTGGCGGCGCGTGAGCTACGTCTGGTCCGGCGGTCGCCGCAGGTCGTCACCGTTTAGTCTGAGACGGCTATGGACAAACACACCGGTCTGCCCGTCGTGGGCATGGTGGGCGGCGGTCAGCTGGCCCGGATGACCCACCAGGCGGCGATCTCCCTCGGCCAGTCCCTGCGCGTGCTCGCGGCGGGGGAGAACGAAGCCGCGGGGCTCGTCGCCGGCGACGTCACGCTGGGGCACCACACCGACCTCGACGCGCTGCGGAAGTTCGCGGCGTCGGTCGACGTGCTCACGTTCGACCACGAGCACGTGCCGGGCGAGCACCTGCTGACGCTGGCGATGGAGGGCTACCTCATCCGGCCGGCGCCGTCGGCGCTCGGCTTCGCGCAGAACAAGCTGGTGATGCGCGAGATGATGGCGGGTCTCGGCGTGCCGGGCCCGGCCTTCGCCGAGGTGTCCACTGTGGACGACGTGGTGAAGTTCGGCGGCGAGCACGGCTGGCCGGTGGTGCTCAAGGCGTCGACCGGCGGGTACGACGGCCGCGGCGTCTGGATGCTGGACACCGCCCAGCACGCGCGCGAGACCGTGCCGGAGCTGCTGGAAGCGGGCACAGCGCTGCTGGTCGAGGAGAAGGTGGCGATGCGGCGGGAACTGGCCGCGCTCGTCGCCCGCTCGCCCTTCGGCCAGGGCGCGGCGTACCCCGTGGTCGAGACGGTGCAGACCGGCGGCATCAACACCGAGGTGCTGGCCCCGGCCCCGGGGCTCTCGCCGGAGCGCGTGCACGAGGCACAGGACCTGGCGCTGCGGGTCGCGTCGACGCTGGACGTCACCGGGCTGCTCGCGGTCGAGCTGTTCGAGACGGACACCGGGCTGCTGGTGAACGAGCTGGCCATGCGCCCGCACAACTCCGGCCACTGGACCATGGACGGCGCGCGCACGTCGCAGTTCGAGCAGCACCTGCGGGCGGTGCTCGACTACCCGCTGGGCCGGACGGACCTCATCGCGCCGGCGTGCGTGATGGCGAACGTGCTGGGCGCGCCGGAGCTGCCCGAGATGGGGCCGGACGAGCGGCTGCACCACCTGTTCGCGCGGTACCCGGAGGCGCGGGTGCACCTCTACGGCAAGCAGGAGCGGCCGGGGCGCAAGCTCGGGCACGTCAACTTCACCGGCGACCGCATGGACG includes the following:
- a CDS encoding GtrA family protein, with amino-acid sequence MTVVETVLKRTPEPLRSVLIKHRELLKFGIVGGTTFLVDNGVWYFLKLSVLESKPTTAKAIAIIVATIVSYILNREWSFRTRGGRERHHEAALFFVISGIAVVVNLIPLYVSRYVLDLEVPHVTRLVQEVADFASGSIIGMLLAMFFRFWGFKKWVFPDELGERRRDTGDVTRLH
- a CDS encoding GtrA family protein yields the protein MRELLKKHRELLRFAVVGGISFVITMSVNYGLKFTVLRTHPVTALIVGVLVATIFSYVANREWSFRTRGGRERAHEAALFFLISGVALGLNALPQWFSRYVLDLQAPRLSPFGVEVADFVSGIIIGTLLGTAFRWWAFKKWVFPDEDARGVVAVADDPDIQDRKAA
- a CDS encoding sigma-70 family RNA polymerase sigma factor, translating into MSTVPADLSGKSDAELIAEVRAGKIESYGPLYERHTGAAHNLARQLARSSSEADDLVSEAFAKVLDTLRGGKGPDTAFRAYLLTALRHTAYDRTRKERRVDLNEDMADVSAEALTVPFSDTAVAGLERTMAAKAFARLPERWQAVLWHTEIEQQSPAEVAPLLGLTANGVSALAYRAREGLRQAYLQVHLQENAEERCRACAERLGSWTRDGLSKRERSQVENHLDECENCRALAAELADVNGGLRAIIAPIVLGGAALGYLATIGAAKASAATAAAAGAAAAGAAAAGGKAGAAAGAAAAGPRQFAGVAASGAAVVAAVVIALTAGGGAQEIPVAAQVPPPVVQPVNPPAPKPQPPAPPAPAQPPAPPAPPAPPAAPPVEPAPPAVEPPAPAPPAPPAPAPPSMSATTPPDGLELSPGTAMNLPITVRNDGGSPSEPVVAAMKLPPGVHAVDAGGGGAPMAFAQDGGPISVNCPGGDGVVTCKTGAGLQPGQSATLNFRLRADDDAEGGTVTGSVTAGVRINVAVSVKVTVKLPPDAVVLEAQGDGLSAFPWTRNPLVYVRVRNTGESTKPVTVTFDHPLWQWWSLRGFPCAPSGEGATCTTNTALAPGQHVNLWVRLKGRPDDGRVTITAKLGKAAAQPVTVDFGCYHHWCGKDPLPTTTTPTTKPSKPAPTSPSKPTSTPPATTTKTEPTTEPPTSPTTTSAPPQPGTKPADQRPTVTPEKGFGWLTG
- a CDS encoding GGDEF domain-containing protein; its protein translation is MDVPATRSGPGDAPLADRALRTLRARWRTASLAAGWRFPSDWALPEVDAVCAAVMAKGRVEAAETALAGLARARAAAGAGLAETLADLAALHAVLDHTGDGFVSPDIDATPARLLRTTALAWADVATDQLVHTEVTDPLTGLPSAAYLRTRLYEVYRAAAARERPAAEDHVLLVVSLDLTTVTGFPRLTGMILVADALRAVFDSGQSVASLGTSVVAALVPKDERVASHGVALRRALHERLSVDSQLADAGRPRVSAVRLPATHEMACDLLAHLARV
- a CDS encoding glycosyltransferase 87 family protein, whose translation is MTRTVSTDVDGAVAARSQHRLALRKSLARLSVRPRSMLILAVIPLVAIGYGIWGWQHDWVLGVDSAVYRAGALTLLHGDSLYDANTLAPEPWWALLPFTYPPTAALIFVPLAAFPTQISWGLITAISLAAMALSIRIAIGALPRPAADGPRWWASPARSTIVFFLVFLALEPVWRTIFLGQINLVLMAMIMLDMLVIGARGSRWGGVLVGVAAAIKLTPLVFLGHLFITGRRMDAIRGFATFVVLQGLMFLINSHDAAKYWTVTLPDTGRIGPVHWAGNQSLNALMNRATDLAPWASSAAMGIGFLLAIPALWLLVRFHRKGQALAALLVTAFWTLLISPISWTHHWVWVIPLIVLLVSRLPKTTPKTAWKRWVGTFLAAFVFVSCVLLILPNGRNVELHWTVWQNILGDAYILMPVVLAVALSLRWGLQRRARKKAATDEHVDVASGV
- a CDS encoding glycosyltransferase 87 family protein, with product MSTSRPASEVRGRLLAGGIALLVLALGVVVWLAGWHLGADSAVYRAGAMTLLHGDPLYTRDVLTALPDWVRLPFTYTPAAAPLFLPLALVPSGLVWGVIAFLSVVALMVVITVVLSSPGHSSLLGRSWWALPAGTAIALALEPVWKTLFLGQINLILMAFVVLDVLVLSARGSRWAGVLIGVAAAIKLTPLIFVPHLFFTGRWRDGLRALGTFVALEAVMFAVIPVDAARFWRDSATDPSRVGSVHWIFNQSLNGLVNRASHLASWSLAVAVGVAAVLAVPAVWLVVRLHRRGEDAAALLVTAFYGLLLSPVSWSHHWVWCVPLLTLLVVKARWWAAAAVAALFLSQIVMLVPNGGDAEFGWGLGWSVLGNVYVLAAAGGILGLAARELRLVRRSPQVVTV
- a CDS encoding 5-(carboxyamino)imidazole ribonucleotide synthase; translated protein: MDKHTGLPVVGMVGGGQLARMTHQAAISLGQSLRVLAAGENEAAGLVAGDVTLGHHTDLDALRKFAASVDVLTFDHEHVPGEHLLTLAMEGYLIRPAPSALGFAQNKLVMREMMAGLGVPGPAFAEVSTVDDVVKFGGEHGWPVVLKASTGGYDGRGVWMLDTAQHARETVPELLEAGTALLVEEKVAMRRELAALVARSPFGQGAAYPVVETVQTGGINTEVLAPAPGLSPERVHEAQDLALRVASTLDVTGLLAVELFETDTGLLVNELAMRPHNSGHWTMDGARTSQFEQHLRAVLDYPLGRTDLIAPACVMANVLGAPELPEMGPDERLHHLFARYPEARVHLYGKQERPGRKLGHVNFTGDRMDDLRNRALLSAHWLSHAVWLDGYEIH